A window of the Dictyostelium discoideum AX4 chromosome 4 chromosome, whole genome shotgun sequence genome harbors these coding sequences:
- a CDS encoding hypothetical protein (Protein phosphatase 5, catalytic subunit) has protein sequence MTKVETLEFPRRKKESNENSTLSQPDAAAELNKDDKETDPSTLSKEECIKKSDEYKAIANKHFSEQKYDLAAEVYTKAIKYHPTAILYSNRSFSNFKNELYVNALQDAQTSHEMDPTYIKAYYRLGSAHLALRNFEEAKHFFKELLTKNPKENDAKIKLNLCNNLIKAKLFEDAILITPESYFKELDINSMNVEESYKGPKFESEKITIEFVNEMIEWMKGQKSVHKKYVCKILKQSFEMMKELPTLVDIDHDTTMNITICGDTHGQFYDLLNIFKINGSPSEEKPYLFNGDFVDRGSFSFEIIITLLAYKLLYPNHMHLTRGNHETTDMNRFYGFQGEVVAKYSEMVFDLFSELFNWFPLAFVLDESFMVVHGGLFGKDGVTLDDIRKIKRNAPDPKDNELVQCLLWSDPQSNPGIAPSSRGVGVYFGPDVTRRFLKENNLSTIIRSHEVKEKGYQIDDDGSLITVFSAPNYCDQSGNLGSFINITEDKIKITTFEAVEHPNIPPMHYAKKYF, from the exons atgacaaAAGTTGAAACTCTTGAATTTCCAAGAAGAAAAAAggaatcaaatgaaaattcaacCTTATCACAACCAGATGCAGCAgctgaattaaataaagatgacAAAGAAACTGACCCTTCAACACTTTCAAAAGAAGaatgtattaaaaaatctgATGAATATAAAGCAATTGCAAATAAACATTTTAGTG aaCAAAAATATGATTTAGCAGCAGAAGTTTATACAAAAGCAATTAAATATCATCCAACAGCAATTTTATATTCAAATagatcattttcaaattttaagaATGAGTTATATGTAAATGCATTACAAGATGCTCAAACCTCTCATGAAATGGATCCAACTTACATAAAAGCATATTATCGTTTAGGTAGTGCACATTTAGCATTAAGAAATTTTGAAGAAGCAAAACACTTTTTCAAAGAACTCTTAACAAAGAATccaaaagaaaatgatgcaaagattaaattaaatctttgtaataatttaattaaagcaaaattatttgaagatgcaattttaattacacctgaatcatattttaaagaattagaTATTAATTCAATGA atgTTGAAGAATCATATAAAGGACCAAAATTTGAAAGTGAAAAGATtacaattgaatttgttaaTGAAATGATTGAATGGATGAAAGGACAAAAGAGTGTACATAAGAAATATGTTTGTAAGATATTGAAACAATCATTTGAGATGATGAAAGAGTTACCAACATTGGTGGATATTGATCATGATACAACAATGAATATAACGATTTGTGGTGATACACATGGTCAATTCTATGATCTTTTGAATATATTTAAGATTAATGGATCACCATCAGAGGAGAAACCATACCTTTTCAATGGCGACTTTGTGGATAGGGGTAGTTTTAGTTTTGAAATTATCATCACTCTATTGGCTTATAAATTATTGTACCCAAATCATATGCATTTGACAAGGGGTAACCATGAGACAACCGATATGAATCGTTTCTATGGTTTCCAAGGCGAAGTGGTTGCAAAATACAGTGAGATGGTATTCGATCTATTCTCAGAGTTGTTCAATTGGTTCCCATTGGCATTCGTGTTGGATGAATCGTTTATGGTGGTACATGGTGGTTTGTTTGGTAAGGATGGTGTCACACTTGACGATATTAGAAAGATTAAACGTAATGCACCAGATCCAAAAGATAATGAATTGGTTCAATGCTTACTTTGGTCTGATCCTCAATCAAATCCTGGTATTGCTCCTTCTTCAAGAGGTGTAGGTGTTTACTTTGGACCTGATGTCACCAGACGTTTCCTCAAGGAAAATAATCTATCAACTATCATTAGATCTCATGAAGTTAAAGAAAAAGGTTATCAAATCGATGATGATGGTTCTCTCATCACTGTTTTCTCTGCTCCAAATTATTGTGATCAATCTGGTAATCTTGGctcatttataaatataactgaagataaaattaaaattacaactTTTGAAGCTGTTGAACATCCGAATATACCACCAATGCATTATGCCAAAaaatatttctaa
- the gpaF gene encoding G-protein subunit alpha 6: MAFLCKSNDNTKVSMEIEKSIKDDKRTFLGITQVLLLGAGESGKSTIFKQLKILQENGLWTTKELQEFSNTIYINIITQLQVLINAAESIGIQLQPENIQLSKDYLELNHSSVTWTKEIGENSVRLWNDSGIKSTFEKRDKEFQLNDSAEYFFNNLQRVTQDNYIPTPQDALRARVTTKGIIEADVTFDNINMKIIDVGGQRSQRRKWIHCFDKVSAVIYVAGLSEYDQALREDINVNKMDESLSLFKEICNSKWFDSSSIILFLNKKDMFIEKLKRVPFKTYDKKYTGENSFEAVSLHIQRKFESVKIDPNKKIYTHFTIAVDTENIEFVFKVIKKIIVGHVMDLV; the protein is encoded by the exons atggcaTTTTTAtgtaaatcaaatgataatacaAAAGTATCAATGGagattgaaaaatcaatcaaagaTGATAAAAGGACATTTTTAGGTATTACACAAGTACTATTACTTGGAGCAGGTGAGTCTggtaaatcaacaattttcaaacaattaaaaattttacaagAAAATGGTCTTTGGACAACAAAAGAGTTACAAGAATTTAGTAAtacaatttatataaatataataactCAATTGcaagttttaattaatgcTGCTGAAAGTATTGGTATTCAATTACAACCTGAAAATAta caACTTTCAAAAGattatttagaattaaatcattCATCAGTTACATGGACAAAAGAAATTGGAGAGAATAGTGTAAGATTATGGAATGATTCAGGTATAAAGAGTACATTTGAAAAGAGAGATAaagaatttcaattaaatgattcagcagaatatttctttaataatttacaacgTGTTACCCAAGATAATTACATTCCAACACCACAAGATGCATTAAGAGCAAGAGTTACTACAAAAGGTATCATTGAAGCAGATGTTActtttgataatataaatatgaaaattaTCGATGTTGGTGGTCAAAGATCACAAAGAAGAAAATGGATTCATTGTTTTGATAAAGTTTCTGCTGTAATTTATGTTGCTGGTTTAAGTga ATATGATCAAGCATTAAGAGAAGatataaatgtaaataaaatggaTGAATCATTaagtttatttaaagaaatttgtAATAGTAAATGGTTTGATTCAAGTTCAATTATTCtctttttgaataaaaaagatatgtttattgaaaaattaaaaagagtaCCATTCAAAACTtatgataaaaaatatactGGTGAAAATAGTTTTGAAGCAGTTTCACTTCACATTCAAAGAAAATTTGAATCTGTTAAAATTGATCCAAATAAGAAAATTTATACTCATTTCACAATAGCTGTAGATactgaaaatattgaatttgtatttaaagtaataaagaaaattataGTTGGTCATGTTATGGATCTTGtttaa